One genomic window of Nitrospirota bacterium includes the following:
- a CDS encoding prepilin peptidase — MIFFVLVGLLGLVVGSFLNVCIWRIPRNQSIVRPASRCPSCGKPLRPWHNIPLVSYLFLRGRCASCGAPISPRYPLVEALNAALYVGVLYRFGWGWHLPVYLAFVSSLIVITFIDLDFQIIPDGITLSWIPLALLAGAFLLPDPFMPGRLLGWKMSLEGAAAGFGLFYLVAVLSRGGMGGGDVKMMGMVGALLGWKGVLLTTFVGSVSGSVVGAYVVLARGGGRKTKVPFGPFLALGALVSLLVGREIVRWYLHAGA, encoded by the coding sequence GTGATTTTCTTCGTGCTCGTGGGCCTGTTGGGCCTTGTGGTGGGCTCCTTCCTCAATGTCTGCATCTGGCGCATCCCCCGCAACCAGTCCATCGTGCGGCCCGCCTCGCGGTGCCCCTCCTGTGGGAAGCCGCTTCGGCCGTGGCACAACATCCCCCTGGTGAGCTATCTCTTCCTGCGGGGAAGGTGTGCTTCCTGCGGCGCGCCAATCTCGCCGCGGTACCCCCTGGTGGAGGCCCTGAACGCGGCGCTTTACGTCGGCGTGCTCTACCGGTTCGGATGGGGATGGCACCTGCCGGTGTATCTGGCCTTCGTCTCCTCCCTCATCGTTATCACGTTCATAGACCTGGACTTCCAGATAATCCCCGACGGGATTACCCTGAGCTGGATACCCCTGGCGCTCCTGGCCGGGGCCTTTCTCTTGCCCGACCCGTTCATGCCGGGCCGGCTCCTGGGCTGGAAGATGTCCCTGGAGGGGGCGGCCGCGGGGTTCGGCCTTTTCTACCTGGTGGCCGTCCTGAGCAGGGGCGGCATGGGCGGAGGCGACGTCAAGATGATGGGCATGGTGGGGGCCCTTCTGGGCTGGAAGGGAGTGCTCCTGACCACCTTCGTGGGGAGCGTGTCCGGCTCCGTGGTGGGGGCCTACGTCGTCCTGGCCAGGGGCGGGGGACGGAAAACCAAGGTGCCCTTCGGGCCCTTCCTGGCCCTGGGGGCCCTGGTCTCCCTCCTGGTAGGCCGGGAGATCGTCCGCTGGTATCTCCATGCCGGGGCCTGA